A single genomic interval of Armigeres subalbatus isolate Guangzhou_Male chromosome 1, GZ_Asu_2, whole genome shotgun sequence harbors:
- the LOC134205334 gene encoding uncharacterized protein LOC134205334 — protein sequence MCNLSHSIESINVTDNEKFTYPIILLKGVIVNRCQAGELKLQIDNCDWPASKDVRFVNDKRGQFKVIFRLKQGENRVSLAYCHHEIDFNLFYEKAGNPYSITPLYIICSGHDGRYQSDTQENDVDSACRKITLGIEMVQSLYAEKLLEKGWGRKTFTISGACLPFHSSLPVEDSKRMSDQQLWNYFAKEVLQSDLLLSEKQKFIGFISSTYYEGISDNDFSYENIKRRTTGNAALGGGGLALFGTGCLYTWPSRLDEIVPAFLNTKQVDRTLMMDDSNYRHTYGGCYATTIGSVCHEMGHIFDLGHTKDGIMGAGLDHINRVFTLITNTEDLPERIVGRQAPARKPLNSKLTQIKRPGDFLRKYQQQKESDVTFFADNCAVTLQLHKWFNNGLSTNDNNCDTRLSFNFVTRHVTSVNSTLKLIELRDREDGMLKTYWSFLDSDTDCFQVPVEIHLDGLTLFVIDNFGNILKQDL from the exons ATGTGCAACTTAAGCCATTCCATCGAGTCGATCAACGTTACGGACAACGAAAAGTTCACTTATCCAATTATTTTACTGAAGGGTGTGATAGTCAATCGTTGCCAGGCAGGTGAGCTAAAATTGCAAATCGATAATTGCGATTGGCCAGCATCCAAAGATGTAAGATTCGTCAATGACAAACGAGGTCAATTTAAAGTGATATTTCGGCTTAAACAGGGAGAGAACAGAGTTTCTCTTGCGTACTGTCATCATGAAATTGATTTCAACTTATTCTACGAAAAGGCCGGGAACCCCTATTCCATCACACCGCTCTACATAATTTGCAGTGGCCATGATGGGCGGTACCAATCGGACACGCAAGAAAATGACGTCGATAGCGCGTGCCGCAAGATTACCCTGGGGATTGAAATGGTGCAAAGTCTCTATGCGGAGAAGCTCTTGGAAAAGGGTTGGGGTCGAAAAACGTTTACAATCAGTGGGGCCTGTTTACCCTTTCATAGCTCTCTGCCGGTGGAAGACTCGAAACGCATGTCAGACCAACAATTATGGAACTACTTTGCGAAAGAGGTTCTACAGTCGGATTTGCTTCTATCGGAGAAGCAGAAGTTCATAGGTTttatcagtagcacctactacGAAGGGATTTCGGATAACGACTTTTCGTACGAGAACATCAAACGAAGAACCACGGGAAATGCTGCTCTCGGTGGAGGGGGATTGGCGCTCTTCGGAACAGGGTGCCTCTACACATGGCCGAGCAGATTAGACGAGATTGTACCTGCTTTTTTGAACACCAAGCAAGTCGACCGCACTTTGATGATGGACGATAGTAATTACCGACACAC CTATGGAGGATGTTACGCCACCACCATCGGATCAGTTTGCCACGAGATGGGACACATTTTCGATCTTGGCCACACAAAGGACGGCATCATGGGCGCCGGCTTAGATCACATCAATCGCGTTTTCACGCTAATTACCAACACCGAGGATCTGCCGGAACGCATTGTCGGTCGCCAGGCGCCAGCTAGGAAGCCGCTGAACAGCAAACTAACGCAGATCAAGCGTCCCGGGGATTTTCTACGAAAGTACCAGCAGCAGAAAGAAAGCGATGTAACCTTTTTCGCAGATAATTGTGCAGTTACTTTACAGTTGCATAAGTGGTTCAACAATGGTCTCAGCACAAATGATAACAATTGTGATACTAGACTAAGCTTTAATTTCGTTACAAGACACGTGACCAGTGTTAATTCCACATTGAAACTGATTGAATTGCGTGATAGGGAGGATGGAATGCTGAAGACGTATTGGTCATTCCTAGACAGTGATACTGATTGTTTTCAGGTTCCAGTAGAGATCCATTTGGATGGACTGACCTTGTTTGTGATTGATAACTTTGGTAATATTTTAAAGCAAGATTTATAA
- the LOC134205340 gene encoding trypsin-1 — protein MRFPQNSVVWSVAVIVYLQTPANTQINLSSVSCTSNSRQQRIVGGQDTARGQITYIASLMKRGAHFCGASVINEKWFLTAGHCGCNGLNKPVRPSQIKAIVGLYKLSEFQRNQIDNNIGSSYEVSIQAIIFHPEYSCSQPYNDIALMEASKFMYFDQHIRPICIASKHDASAFVEGKSAIVSGWGWNQESQRDGDKPDTLQRAIVDVFRNEDCEGFYRDGNRPRAIARTQLCAGKRSGGVDSCWADSGGPLVTRDDVLIGIVSTGIGCARPGFPGIYTRVSEYTSWISDVLQK, from the exons TGTCGTCCGTTTCTTGCACTAGCAACAGCAGACAACAACGTATTGTTGGTGGTCAAGATACCGCCCGTGGTCAAATTACCTACATCGCTAGCCTCATGAAGCGAGGAGCTCACTTTTGCGGTGCATCCGTAATTAATGAGAAGTGGTTCCTCACCGCTGGACACTGTGGATGCAA CGGTCTAAACAAGCCAGTTCGCCCCAGTCAGATAAAAGCAATAGTAGGTTTGTATAAGCTTTccgaatttcaaagaaatcaaatagaTAACAATATAGGTAGCTCGTATGAAGTAAGTATTCAAGCCATAATCTTCCATCCGGAGTACTCATGTAGTCAGCCATACAACGATATCGCCCTGATGGAGGCTTCAAAATTTATGTACTTTGATCAGCATATCCGTCCTATATGCATTGCTAGCAAACACGATGCTTCGGCATTCGTGGAAGGCAAATCTGCTATCGTGTCTGGCTGGGGTTGGAACCAGGAAAGTCAGCGGGACGGTGATAAGCCTGATACGCTACAACGTGCCATTGTGGATGTATTTCGTAATGAAGACTGCGAGGGATTCTATCGAGATGGTAATCGACCGCGAGCCATTGCCAGAACGCAGCTATGCGCAGGTAAGAGGTCCGGTGGAGTCGATTCGTGCTGGGCAGATTCTGGAGGTCCGTTGGTGACCCGGGACGACGTGCTTATAGGTATTGTTTCCACCGGAATAGGCTGCGCAAGGCCTGGCTTTCCGGGAATTTATACGAGAGTAAGTGAATACACCAGCTGGATTAGTGAtgtattgcaaaagtaa